The Roseibium sp. Sym1 nucleotide sequence ACCCCTTCGACCTGGCCTCGATCTCGATCCTGGACGCGCGCGTTCCGCCGGTCTGGATGGAATATGCCGATCCCCGTTTCCCGCTCGGCACGGATGACCAGGGCCGGGACATGCTGTCCGGAATTTTCTACGGCATGCGGATTTCCCTGATCGTCGGATTCTGCTCGGTCGCAGCGGCCGCCGTCCTTGGTATCACGCTCGGGCTGGTCGCGGGCTATTCGGGTGGGCGGGTCGACGCGATCATCATGCGCATCGCCGATGTCCAGCTGACCTTTCCCGCCATCCTGATTGCCCTTCTGATCGACGGTATCGCCGCCGGAATTTTCGGTTCGATCGACAGGGAGGTTTTCGCTTTCTACATCCTGATCGTGTCTCTGGCGCTGTCCTTCTGGGTGCAATACGCGCGCACGGTGCGCGGCTCCACCATGGTGGAGAAGAACAAGGAATATGTGCAGGCCGCCCGGGTGATCGGCATTCCGCCGGTGATCATCATGGCACGGCATATCCTGCCGAACGTGATGGGCCCCGTCCTGGTGATCGCGACGATCAACCTTGCGCTCGCCATCGTCACAGAGGCGACGCTGTCATTCCTTGGCGTCGGCATGCCGCCCACCCAGCCGTCCCTCGGCACCCTGATCGCGGTCGGCAACGACTTCCTCTATTCGGGCGAATGGTGGATCGCGATCTTCCCCGGACTGGCGCTGGCGCTGCTGGTCCTGAACGTCAATCTCCTGGGCGACTGGCTACGCGACGCCCTCAACCCGAAACTCCGGTGAGGCGGTCATGAGCGTTCTTGATATCAAGGATCTGACGGTCGAGTTTCCGGCCCGCAAGTCCGTCTTTGTCGCCGTCGACGACGTCACCCTGAGCGTTGACGCCGGCAAGGTCCTCGGCGTTGTCGGTGAATCGGGCGCGGGCAAGTCGACGGTCGGCAATGCCGTGATCGGCCTGCTGCAGGAGCCCGGCCACATCGCCGGCGGCGAGATCTACCTGCACGGCCAGCGCATCGACCAGCTGTCCTACCGCGAGAAACGCAAGTTGCGCGGCCGCAAGATCGGCATGATCTTTCAGGATCCGCTGACATCGCTCGATCCGCTGCAGACGGTCGAAAGCCAGCTGGTCGAAACCATCCGCACCCATCTGCCCCTGTCCGCCAGGGAAGCGCGGCAACGCGCCGTCGACCTGATCGACGCGGTCGGCATTCCCGACCCGGGCGAACGGATCAAGCAGTATCCGCACCAGTTTTCCGGTGGTATGCGCCAGCGCGTGGTGATCGCGCTGGCCCTGTGCGCGGAGCCGGAGCTGGTGATCGCCGACGAGCCGACCACGGCACTCGACGTGTCCATCCAGGCACAGATCCTGGAGCTGATGAAGAAGCTGTGCGAAGAGCGCAACGTCGCCATGATGGTGATCACCCACGACATGGGCGTGATCGCCGACATCACCGACCACGTCGCGGTGATGTATAACGGCGAGCTGGTGGAATACGGCGAGACCATCCAGGTGCTCGGCGCGCCGAACCACCCCTATACCCAGAGCCTGATCTCGGCCGTTCCACGGCCGGACATCCGGGTCGAGCGCTTCCCGGTGGTCAACTATATCGAAAAGGCGGGCACGCCCCAGAAACAGATCGATATCTCGACCCATTGGCTCGGCAAGGTGCGGGATTACGACAAGGTCGACGGGCCGCTGGTAAAAATCCGAGATCTCGACATGCGCTTCGAGACGCGCGGATCGGTGTTTCCGTCGCGGCGGAAGTATTTCCAGGCGGTCAAGAAGGTCAGCTTCGACATCCTGGAAGGCGAGACTTTCGGCCTCGTCGGTGAAAGCGGGTCGGGCAAATCGACCATCGCGCGCCTGATCACCGGTCTCTACCAGCCGAGCGGCGGTTCGATCCAGTTCGGCAGCACCGAACTGACCTCGCTGAAGAACCGCCGGGATGTCCTGGCCATGCGGCGCCAGATGCAGATGATCTTCCAGGATCCCTATTCTTCGCTCAATGCGCGCATGCGGGTGAGCGACATCATCGCCGAACCGATCAGGTTTCACCGCCTTGCCTCGGGCAATGCCGAAGTCCGGCAGATCGTCGACGATCTTCTGGACCATGTCGGGCTGGGTGCGGCGGCGGGCAGGAAGTTCCCGCACGAATTCTCCGGTGGTCAGCGTCAACGCATCTCGATCGCCAGGGCCCTGGCGACCCGGCCGCGCTTTCTGATCTGCGATGAGCCGACATCCGCGCTCGATGTCTCCATCCAGGCGCAGATCCTCAATCTTCTGAAAGACTTGCAGGAAGAGCTCGGCCTGACCATGCTGTTCATCAGCCACGACCTCGCGGTCATCCGGCAGATGTGCAACCGCATCGGCGTGATGCGCAACGGCGAATTGTGTGAAGTGGCCGATTGCGATCAGCTCTTCGACGCCCCGCAACACGCGTACACGCGGGAGCTACTGTCGCTCATGCCTTCGCTGGAATTGCTGTCTCGCGCCAACCTCCAGACTGCCGGGCACCTTGCTGGCTGACGGGTCAAGTCCCTGAAGATGAGTCTTTTTTCAAAATCAGGCGAGTCGCCGGCTTGACTCGGCCGGCTCGTCCGATTCTCGGTCGGCCGCCATCCGATAACCACAATCCAGACCGTACCCGGCAGATTTTGCCGTTGCTGCCGTCGGCGATTTTATCTCTCAAGTCAAACGTGAACCGGCCCCTGGCAAACCAAGAAATAAACAAACTGTTAACGGCCCGACGACACTTCAGAACACCGAAAAAAGGACACTCTAAAAGTTAAAAGGGAGAGCCGTGAGGCCCTCCCGTTAATATACCATACCCCGAAAG carries:
- a CDS encoding ABC transporter permease — encoded protein: MPTVSSNDTRAAEQGRLKKIVDSDLFHSFLKSKITVVAACGTLILFLLAFLAPWIAPHDPFDLASISILDARVPPVWMEYADPRFPLGTDDQGRDMLSGIFYGMRISLIVGFCSVAAAAVLGITLGLVAGYSGGRVDAIIMRIADVQLTFPAILIALLIDGIAAGIFGSIDREVFAFYILIVSLALSFWVQYARTVRGSTMVEKNKEYVQAARVIGIPPVIIMARHILPNVMGPVLVIATINLALAIVTEATLSFLGVGMPPTQPSLGTLIAVGNDFLYSGEWWIAIFPGLALALLVLNVNLLGDWLRDALNPKLR
- a CDS encoding ABC transporter ATP-binding protein; its protein translation is MSVLDIKDLTVEFPARKSVFVAVDDVTLSVDAGKVLGVVGESGAGKSTVGNAVIGLLQEPGHIAGGEIYLHGQRIDQLSYREKRKLRGRKIGMIFQDPLTSLDPLQTVESQLVETIRTHLPLSAREARQRAVDLIDAVGIPDPGERIKQYPHQFSGGMRQRVVIALALCAEPELVIADEPTTALDVSIQAQILELMKKLCEERNVAMMVITHDMGVIADITDHVAVMYNGELVEYGETIQVLGAPNHPYTQSLISAVPRPDIRVERFPVVNYIEKAGTPQKQIDISTHWLGKVRDYDKVDGPLVKIRDLDMRFETRGSVFPSRRKYFQAVKKVSFDILEGETFGLVGESGSGKSTIARLITGLYQPSGGSIQFGSTELTSLKNRRDVLAMRRQMQMIFQDPYSSLNARMRVSDIIAEPIRFHRLASGNAEVRQIVDDLLDHVGLGAAAGRKFPHEFSGGQRQRISIARALATRPRFLICDEPTSALDVSIQAQILNLLKDLQEELGLTMLFISHDLAVIRQMCNRIGVMRNGELCEVADCDQLFDAPQHAYTRELLSLMPSLELLSRANLQTAGHLAG